A section of the Candidatus Poribacteria bacterium genome encodes:
- the dnaN gene encoding DNA polymerase III subunit beta, whose product MELTFEKHELLYSLQVLQSVASGRTTLPILSNVLIQAVDGKIECIATDLEVGIKIKVEGAIQEEGTITVSAKKLADIVKELPEDKPIHFATTANDRVELTCGDGVYKIIGLPDEEFPQLPAVDGDSLTIDGDILRNLLQKTEFAAATEDVRYFLNGLYFNFLPDKTEVVATDLRWIALARCEPLTSSENVKGFIIPLKAVKEIARTFAESDTVQVSIFENQILFADENATLTTRLVEGDYPPYQKIIPESNEGSTVVSKEQILHAARRVALLSNPKNYAIALEINTEQIQISAKTPELGEAYEPVPVESGTGRIRIGIDARLLIGTLGHIEAESIAIEFRSEVEPIVFKPIGEDNHVCLVMPMRLES is encoded by the coding sequence ATGGAATTAACTTTTGAAAAACATGAACTCTTGTATTCTCTGCAAGTGCTACAGAGTGTAGCGAGTGGACGCACGACCCTACCGATTCTTTCAAATGTTCTTATCCAAGCCGTTGATGGAAAAATTGAATGTATCGCCACAGATCTGGAGGTCGGGATTAAGATCAAAGTGGAAGGTGCCATTCAAGAAGAGGGGACAATTACTGTCTCTGCCAAAAAGCTAGCAGACATTGTCAAAGAATTGCCCGAAGACAAACCGATCCACTTCGCAACGACAGCAAATGACCGGGTTGAACTCACCTGTGGGGACGGCGTTTATAAAATCATTGGACTTCCAGACGAAGAATTCCCACAATTACCTGCTGTTGACGGAGACTCATTAACGATCGACGGCGATATCCTGCGCAATCTACTCCAAAAAACTGAATTCGCCGCTGCAACGGAGGATGTCCGCTACTTCCTAAACGGACTCTACTTTAATTTCCTCCCAGATAAAACGGAAGTCGTTGCAACGGATTTGAGATGGATCGCACTCGCACGTTGTGAACCGCTCACGTCGTCGGAGAACGTAAAAGGTTTCATTATCCCACTCAAAGCCGTTAAAGAGATCGCTCGCACTTTCGCTGAATCTGATACAGTGCAGGTCTCAATTTTTGAAAATCAGATTCTCTTCGCTGATGAGAATGCTACCTTAACCACACGGCTCGTCGAGGGGGATTATCCGCCATACCAGAAGATCATCCCTGAATCCAACGAAGGCAGCACGGTGGTCTCTAAAGAACAGATCCTGCATGCGGCACGGCGCGTTGCATTGCTATCGAATCCGAAGAATTATGCGATTGCTTTGGAAATCAATACGGAGCAGATCCAGATTTCGGCGAAGACCCCGGAATTAGGGGAGGCATACGAGCCTGTTCCTGTGGAGTCTGGCACTGGACGCATACGAATTGGTATCGATGCCCGTCTGTTGATAGGCACTTTGGGACACATTGAGGCAGAATCTATCGCAATAGAATTTAGAAGTGAAGTAGAGC